One segment of Sulfobacillus thermosulfidooxidans DSM 9293 DNA contains the following:
- a CDS encoding GNAT family N-acetyltransferase — protein MNRLVASKISSWKYSEPYDFYNMNDDAGMDELLNGTYFKVHEDEMLVGYCCFGKSAIVPIGLQFGAYPENGTVDVGLGMRPDLTGQGRGYVFVSSILEFAMAEYNSNHFRLTVAQFNKRAIALYEKLGFNPIMVFPMGDVEFLTMERRIC, from the coding sequence ATGAATAGACTTGTGGCATCGAAAATATCCAGTTGGAAATATAGTGAACCCTATGATTTCTACAACATGAATGATGATGCGGGAATGGATGAATTGCTGAACGGGACTTACTTTAAGGTTCACGAAGACGAAATGCTGGTAGGATATTGTTGCTTTGGGAAATCGGCTATAGTGCCAATAGGATTGCAGTTCGGTGCCTATCCTGAAAATGGGACTGTCGATGTTGGGTTAGGGATGAGACCTGACTTAACAGGTCAGGGGAGAGGTTACGTTTTTGTCAGTTCAATTTTGGAATTTGCTATGGCTGAGTATAATTCCAACCACTTTCGATTGACTGTTGCGCAATTCAATAAGCGAGCTATTGCTTTGTATGAGAAGCTTGGGTTCAATCCCATTATGGTTTTTCCCATGGGTGATGTCGAATTTTTAACAATGGAAAGAAGAATTTGTTAA